Proteins co-encoded in one Candidatus Limnocylindrales bacterium genomic window:
- a CDS encoding TIGR03564 family F420-dependent LLM class oxidoreductase: MKMGIVLTGQNETLEQAVEAIVRAEADGFDTAWRPHIMGLDALMVLAVAGQRTSRIELGSAVVPTYPRHPHSLAQQAATANAATGGRLALGVGRSHQVVIENMFGLRYESGIAHMREYVTVLRTLLDEGFCSFEGKLYRVQAPLESREGKGIPILIGALMPKMLEVCGRLCEGTLTWMCGPRYVASTIVPHLQAASEAVGRPMPRVVVSLPVCVTDDAAAAREFASSQFAIYGQLPVYRSCLDAEGAAGPADIALVGSESEVEAGLRRIASAGASDFYAGIFPDGRQGSDSVQRTQSLLKSLCGKV, translated from the coding sequence ATGAAGATGGGAATCGTGCTGACCGGACAGAACGAGACGCTCGAGCAGGCGGTGGAGGCGATCGTGCGCGCCGAGGCCGACGGATTCGATACCGCCTGGCGCCCGCACATCATGGGACTGGATGCGCTGATGGTGCTTGCGGTGGCCGGACAGCGCACCAGCAGGATCGAGCTCGGCAGCGCCGTCGTGCCGACCTATCCGCGGCATCCTCATTCGCTGGCGCAGCAGGCTGCCACCGCCAATGCCGCCACGGGCGGCCGGCTGGCGCTCGGCGTCGGGCGCAGCCACCAGGTCGTCATCGAGAACATGTTCGGCCTTCGCTACGAGAGCGGCATCGCGCACATGCGCGAGTACGTGACCGTCCTTCGAACACTGCTCGACGAAGGCTTCTGCTCCTTCGAAGGAAAGCTCTACCGCGTGCAGGCGCCGCTGGAATCGCGCGAGGGAAAGGGGATTCCGATCCTGATCGGAGCCTTGATGCCGAAGATGCTCGAGGTGTGCGGGCGTCTTTGCGAAGGGACGCTGACGTGGATGTGCGGCCCGCGCTACGTCGCCTCCACCATCGTTCCGCACCTGCAGGCGGCATCGGAGGCCGTCGGCCGCCCCATGCCGCGCGTGGTCGTCTCCCTTCCCGTCTGCGTGACCGACGATGCTGCGGCAGCCAGGGAATTCGCATCCAGCCAGTTCGCGATCTACGGGCAGCTGCCGGTGTACCGGTCGTGCCTGGACGCCGAAGGCGCGGCGGGCCCGGCCGACATTGCACTGGTCGGAAGCGAGTCCGAGGTCGAAGCGGGCCTGCGGCGGATCGCAAGCGCCGGCGCCAGTGATTTCTACGCCGGCATCTTCCCCGACGGCCGCCAGGGCTCCGATTCGGTGCAGCGAACGCAGTCGCTGCTCAAGAGCCTGTGCGGGAAGGTTTGA